In Lepus europaeus isolate LE1 chromosome 19, mLepTim1.pri, whole genome shotgun sequence, the genomic window CCATCTTCCCACCCTCAGGCCTCAGGATGCTTCAAACCTGTGGGCAGCTGCTCGCCCTGCTCACCTGTCAGTGGCCAGCGCTGCTCCGGGCCGCCCCGCTGGCTCCGACACCGTGACGGAGATGTCTCCAAGCCGGAGCCGGCTTCATGTTGCTCCTTTAGGTCTTCCCCGAGGGGCAGCACAAGGAGGCTGTCCCAGGCTTGCTCCGGGATCCTAGATGGGGAAAGAAAGCCTGCTctcaggggcagggagaggagcccCCGAGGCCACAGGGCGAAGCTCCCAGACAGCAAGCAGGCTGGGCACGCAGCTCTTCTGCACGCACACCCTCGGCGTCAGAGCACCGGCCGTGCCACAGAGGGCACCACGTCACGGCACAGTGCTTCAAGCTGAGCCTGAACCCAGTCTGGAGCAGTcgctctggctggctgcagcagagccaagctggaggaggaggccggCTTTGTGCAACCCCCACCCGCAGGCACTCGGCACAGCACGGGGGGCCCggggggcccagggggctccgccACTCCCCAGACTCTGCCTCCCTCCGCCCCAGATGCTGGAGGTGATACTTCTGAGACACCTGAGCCATGGGCACAGGCCCGCCCCCCACGCTCCGTCTGTGAACGCGGTGGCACTTACAGGTGGGCGGGTGGAGGATTGGGGACTGGCATGGCACCCACTGTGTCCCCCACGTGGAACAGGCCAGCGCAGGGAGTGAAGAGGCGCTTGAAGAAGGGGAGAGAACCGGGTGGGTAACAGCAGCTCCACGTGAGCCACACCGGAACTCCCCGCTTCCCAAGGGAAGCGTGCTCTCGCCCAAACCCTCGGCAGTGCCCGCACTGCCGTGCGCTTCCTGCAGGAGCCGGGCGGAGGGTGCTGTTCTCGGAACTCCGCCCAGACGAGGAAAAGTGCGATGGCACCCAGCTCCCCGGCAGCGGAGACCGGGGCAGAGAACTCGCCCAGACGTTCCAAGTACAAAAGTCAGAACTGCTCTGGCTGGCCGGCAAGTCCGAGTTCGGGCTCTGCTCTGGGGACACAGTCACCTGGCAGACACACAccagagccctgtgggagaccgcGCAGGTCAGGGAAGGGGGGGACCCACCTGCCTCTAAGCCCACGTGCAGCACGGCTCCGGGGCTCCTTCCTGGGCTCCGCAGCTCTGCCAGGTTCCGGCTGACAGGGAAGCCTGCACTGTGCTCCCGTCCAAACTGCCACCACCGGCGACCCTCGTCTGTCGTCACCTTAACGACAAAGCTCTTCCCACCGCAGTCCGGGGGCTGCGACCCAGCACACAGCTCCCCGGACCCGGGCCTGGCACCACCCAGGTGTCCGCCCGCCCCCGGGACGTCGGTGTGACTTCACCAGCATAAAAACTCACAGACACACTTGGTGGAGTATAAGATacggcctttttttttaaaagacagttcaTAAGCTTTAAAAAGTACTCTCTCCAGATTATAAAACGTCAGTTAAAACTGTGCAGTAGAACAACGCGGGCGGGCAGGAAGAGCTCTGATGTGGAGGATTAGAGCAACACACAGCTGGGGAGGCTCCGCGCGGACGGTCAGACTGGACGCGAGCCAATCTTCCAGCCGCGGCGGGACGCGTGCCCTCTTCCCAGGCACGTGGCACCTCCCAGAGCCGCCAGCGCTGCTCCTGGCACCCAGAGCTCTATTTACAGGACAAGTGGGCTTCcttctcgcgcggcgcagggcccTGCCTAGCACAGGTGCAGGACGGCTTTGTTGATCTCGGGGTTTGTCCAGTCATTGCGGATGTCGTCCAGGTGGTTGTCGAAGTCCACCAGCGTCTCGTAGGAGCGGCTGTCCAGCAGCGACGCCGAGATCCTCTGCGCCTCCGGCCAGTCTTCACAGTAGTCGCTACGGGCAAACACGGACAAGTCAGCCTCGCACAGCAACCGTGGAGGCCCACGGGGTGGAGGAGACCACGGgcgctgggagacagggaggcccGCGGGGTGGAGGAGACCACGGgcgctgggagacagggaggcccGCGGGGTGGAGGAGACCACGGgcgctgggagacagggaggcccGCGGGGTGGAGGAGACCACGGgcgctgggagacagggaggcccGCGGGGTGGAGGAGACCACGGgcgctgggagacagggaggcccGCGGGGTGGAGGAGACCACGGgcgctgggagacagggaggcccGCGGGGTGGAGGAGACCACGGgcgctgggagacagggaggcccGCGGGGTGGAGGAGACCACGGgcgctgggagacagggaggcccGCGGGGTGGAGGAGACCACGGgcgctgggagacagggaggcccGCGGGGTGGAGGAGACCACGGgcgctgggagacagggaggcccGCGGGGTGGAGGAGACCACGGgcgctgggagacagggaggcccGCGGGGTGGAGGAGACCACGGgcgctgggagacagggaggcccGCGGGGTGGAGGAGACCACGGgcgctgggagacagggaggcccGCGGGGTGGAGGAGACCACGGgcgctgggagacagggaggcccGCGGGGTGGAGGAGACCACGGgcgctgggagacagggaggcccGCGGGGTGGAGGAGACCACGGgcgctgggagacagggaggcccGCGGGGTGGAGGAGACCACGGGTGCTGGGAGACAGGGACGCTCTAAACCAAAGGTGGACACGGGCGCCGACCCAACAGCTGCCCTTCTGAAGACGCTGTGAGAAAGCCAAGGGCAGCGGACCGGAGGTTTCTGGAAagtgccctggggcctggggcaggcagcccGGCAGGCCCTGGTCCCCCAGTGGTCCGGCAAGGGCACGACACAGTGCCTGGAGAACACGCCGACTAAAAACCCAGGTGGACAGGGCGGAGCTGGTGCGGGCACACAGCCCGGCAGGCGTGGCACTCACTGGTGTGGGTCCCTGCAGCGCCATCTGCTCTCGTGGTGCTCGTACACGTGGATCGTGGGTGCTACGCAGTCCATCGTAAACTTGGTGTTGTCCACCTGAGCCAAGGGAAGACACATGAGGGAAGTGCTAGGGAGGGGCGAGGCGGCCCCCGGGGAAAGCCCACCAGGAAGGCGTGGCCTAGCGTTTCTGCAGGGTCAACTCCGAGCACTTGGCTGCTTCTCCACACCCCTCCCCTACCCTCCCCTGTCCAATCCAGACTGAAGCACAGGCCCCAGATGCGACCCACCCAGGCCCCCTCCTGTGCCCATCCTCCCCGAGGGCCGAGCCGGCCCTTCAGCTCAGTGGCTCTCACGCGCGGCCACGTCCCAGAATCATCCGGAAGCAGTGTTGAAACAGACTGCTGAGTTCTAAGGGGTCTGCGGCCGGGCCTGAAGACCTGCacttctaacaagttcccaggacGCCGCTGCTGGGCGGGGACCATCCCTGCTGGACATCCCTGTGCTGGGACAGATGCCACAGGGGTCTCCTGAGGACAGAGGGCGAGACGGCCACCCCGTAAGTAGCGCCAACAAGTGACTCACCATGATGAGAGCTGTGTCGCTGAAGCCTTCGGCAATCCTGGAGGCCACCTTCTCTGCGACCTGGTTTGGACTAAAGAGAGAAGCTGGTCAGTTCTCCCAGGTTCCCAGAGAGGAGCCGGTCAGTTCTCGCAGGTCCCCACCAGAGGGGAGCCGGCCAGTTCTCCCAGGTCCCCACCAGAGGGGAGCCGGCCAGTTCTCCCAGGTCCCCACCCGAGGGGAGCCGGTCAGTTCTCCCAGGTCCCCACCCGAGGGGAGCCGGCCAGTTCTCCCAGGTCCCCACCAGAGGGGAGCTGGCCAGTTCTCCCAGGTCCCCACCCGAGGGGAGCCGGCCAGTTCTCCCAGGTCCCCACCCGAGGGGAGCCGGCCAGTTCTCCCAGGTCCCCACCAGAGGGGAGCCGGTCAGTTCTCCCAGGTTCCCAGAGGGGAGCCGGTCAGTTCTCCCAGGTCCCCACCAGAGGGGAGCCGGTCAGTTCTCCCAGGTTCCCAGAGGGGAGCCGGTCAGTTCTCTCAGGTTCCCACCAGAGAGGAGCCGGTCAGTTCTCCCAGGTTCCCAGAGGGGAGCCGGTCAGTTCTCCCAGGTTCCCAGAGAGGAGCCGGTCAGTTCTCCCAGGTTCCCAGAGGGGAGCCAGTCAGTTCTCCCAGGTTCCCAGAGGGGAGCCGGTCAGTTCTCTCAGGTTCCCACCAGAGAGGAGCCGCTCAGTTCTCCCAGGTCCTGGTTAAGGCCGCTCAGCGCTGTCCACAGCAGCAAGTGGGCACCAAGACTGTTGGGCCTGACAGGCCCCGTGTGCCAGCCTGTGGGGACGCCGTGCTGTCAGGGCCCTGCGCCCCGGGAAGGGTCCCCGCAGGCCCAGGCATCACAGCCTCCTGGCCACCTTCCCCAGCTGCAGGCTGGCCAAGGACTCGGGCCGCCGGCCCCTCCACAGCTCCATGCTGTGGCCCGGCCCTGCCACCACCCAGCCTTGGTAAATGACATGTTCCTGCTGGAAGTCACAGAGCTGATTACAGAGGGGCTCCCGCGCCACTCGGCCGTCTCCAGTCATTCTCCAGCTCAGGAGGAGCGGCCCACCCGCCGTGGCCTTCTCCCTGGGGTCcggacacccccaccccggccgcaGCTCTGTCTTCACAGGGGAACGGCATCGGCAGATTCCCcgtggccaggccctgccctcccgcccctcccacccgcacctcGTCCGTTCTTCACTTGGCTGCGGTTCTTGCTCAGTGCTCTGTGCAGCCCACTGTCCATGTGACCCCGAGGACACCTCCAGGAGTCCGCCAACCACCCACCGCCTTAGGGTCCAGCGGCCACTGTGTGGGCCCTCtgccagcttctgactccagcatgCCTGTCCCTCTGCCCCCGGCCACTGGTCTCCCCCAGGCTACCACCTACGGCACGGGCTCCCTAGCTGGCCTCACGGTTCTAGACTCTCTGATCCGACGTGCCCGGAACGCTCTCCTCAGGTCCTGGAGGAGCCAGCTGCTGTGCTCAGCCTCTCCCACCGCAGGCCCGGCCGCTTCCCCACTTAGGGAGCCAGGCTCTCTCTCCTGGATGCCATCACCTTCCCGCGGCCAAGCTACCCACGTGCGGTCCGTCTGTTTCTGAGCTGGGAGGGCCACTCTGGAATGCTCCGACACTCACCCCTCGGCACgcagtttttctttttgtgttaacttatgttttgaaagggagacaaACAGAGATGTATAGAtgcacagagatcctccatcgccagctccctccccaaatgccccaacagctggggctgagccaggttgacaGCCGGAatccagaagtcaatccaggcaccccatgtgggtggcaggggcccaagtatctgcaCCATCACCTGGTGCGCTCCCCAGGGTGTACAcggccaggaagctggatcggggctaagccaggacttcaacccaggtgctctgcccgggacacaggtgtcccagtgGCATCGAGGCTGCTGCACTGAACGCCTGCCCCAATGTCTGCCTTCTACAGCAagatttgagacagagagagaggggagcacttccgtccgatggttcccTTGCTGGGTGCCCGCAACAGCACGGGAGCTGAGCACTCGACCCAGGTGTccccacgggtgcagggcccactgccCCGACCTCCCAGGTCCATCAGCAGGCAACTGGCACTGAAGCCTGAGGGTTGAGGGTGCTACCCGCGTCTCAGCTTTCTGGGCGCACGATCCTAACAGCCGTGGCGAGACACTGACTGCTCTGGGCTTATCTAAAgaaacatgccatacaacaacaATCCCTCCCTTGTGAACGGCCAAAAAGAGTAAACAGGAAATATTTATGATGAAAACAAATTATCTGACTACTCGATCTTCTTTTACAAAACTGAGAATTGAAGGTGAAATGCTGATTGTAAGTCTACAAATATGGCCCGGGACTGGCGCTCTGGTGCAGGCtacgcctctgcctgcagcaccggcctcccacatgggcgctgctggagtcccggtgctccacttctgacccagcccctgctcatgtgcctgggaaagcatcggaagatggcccagtccctgggcccctgcatccctgtgtgagtcctggaagaagctcttggctcctcgcttcggcctggcccagccccggctgttgcagatggaagacctctctctctgttttctttctttcaaataaatccatcgACCTTTAAAATGACGGCCGACGGGAGGAGACCCGCGGGCCCACTGCTCCTGCGCCTCTGTGGCTCCACAGCAGCCGCAGGCTGTGCGCTAGGGGAAAGCAGCTGGCGTCTGCTGCGCGCACCCTCTTCTGGGGACTCCTAACAACACAGGCAGAGCTGCCTGTCCTCCAGAAACGTCCAAGGCCACGATCCCTAACACGGCCCTCCTACTCCCAGGCAAGGGGGTCAAGAAACACTCCTTAGAGACGCGAGCCAGCGGCAGTCGACGTGCCCAAGTCCTTGCCGTTCAGCACCTGTTTCCCGGGAACAGCTCCCACCGCAGGGCCTGCTCTGAATCAGGAAGTCACACAGAAACTCAACGTGCAAGAGGAGGCGGAACCACGGAGCGCGCCGCAGCCATGCAAGACCGGCCCGCAGAGCAGCACAGGGACAGGACACCTGGGAGGACAGCGGGCTTGGCCCAGGCCTTCAGGGGCACGCCATCACGCATCTGGCTAAGAATCCCACAGGAGCAGATGAGCGGGAAGGGCTCAGGGGAGGGCGGGAGGAGGAGGCCGCGAGGCCGCGAGGAGGCCCTGGAAGCAGAGCCGTGCACGGCTCTCCTGTCCTGCTGCTTCAGGCCTCCAGTCCTGGCCGTCCGCCCCCGACGTCTGGGCCTGCGTTCGTCCTCTTGGCATTTTCTGATGCGTTTCTGACCTTCACTGTACTTTTAATCAGCCGGTGgcacttttttttcttacagtttcCTTGTTACCAGCAtctctttggatttttctttttcttttttttaagatttattttatttatttgaaagacagagttacagagagaggtagagacagagagaggtcttccatctgctggttcactccccagatggtcacaacagctggagctgcgccgatccaaagccaggagccaggagcttcttccaggtctcccatgcgggtgcaggggcccaagggcttgggccatcttctgctttcccaggccagagcagagagctggattggaagaggagcagccgggtcttgaactggcacccgtatgggatgctggtgcttcaggccagggctttaacccactgcgccacagcgccggccctgggatTTCTACCCATATTCCAGGCTTACCTTTCAACTGAGAAGTTTCACACATATGCATTCCATGTTGTAAAGAACACAACAGGTTACAAAGAAGCATATGAAGTATCAGCTcacacgtctgtgtgtgtgtgtgtgtgttcatacaaacatatatcaaaacttaactgtgtagcaggcaaagctgccgcctgcagtgctggcatctcatgtcgGCAATGGtttgggtccaggctgctccacttctgatccagctctctgctgtgtcctgggaaagcagcagaagatggcccaagtccttgagctcctgcacccatgtgggagaccgggaagaagctcctgactttggattggcgcaactctggccattgcggccacttggggagtgaaccaatggaaggaagatctttgtctctctctctctctctctctctctctcactgtctgtaactctacctgtcaaataaataaataaaatcttaaaaacgc contains:
- the EMC8 gene encoding ER membrane protein complex subunit 8, with amino-acid sequence MPGVKLTTQAYCKMLLHGAKYPHCAVNGLLVAEKQKPRKEHLPLGGAGAHHTLFVDCIPLFHGTLALAPMLEVALTLIDSWCKDNSYVIAGYYQANERVKDASPNQVAEKVASRIAEGFSDTALIMVDNTKFTMDCVAPTIHVYEHHESRWRCRDPHHDYCEDWPEAQRISASLLDSRSYETLVDFDNHLDDIRNDWTNPEINKAVLHLC